One segment of Nothobranchius furzeri strain GRZ-AD chromosome 13, NfurGRZ-RIMD1, whole genome shotgun sequence DNA contains the following:
- the klc3 gene encoding kinesin light chain 3 isoform X1 encodes MLSAEEILCSTQQVIAGLEALRGQNRSLLESLQEASQSVSVEREKSSIIQQSLERIELGLNEAQVMMALSAHLGSLEAEKQKLRAQVRRLCQENQWLRDELAGAQQRLQDSEQEVVTLEEQNRHLQFMSSIRKYDQDEPPLDERDSTSNKETLDDLFPAEDEEQTQMSQPHHSSAAAAAQQGGYEIPARLRTLHNLVIQYASQGRYEVAVPLCKQALEDLEKSSGHTHPDVATMLNILALVYRDQNKYKEAANLLNDALAIREKTLGLDHPAVAATLNNLAVLYGKRGKYKEAEPLCKRALEIREKVLGSDHPDVAKQLNNLALLCQNQGKYWEVEQYYERALHIYQSRLGPDDANVAKTKNNLASCYLKQGKYRQAEGLYKEILTRAHEKEFGSVAGDGHPHWSSVEDSVSTQEGLKRSSSFNKLRESIRRSSEKLVRKLKGVGMEEITPRNAGMKRANSLNVLNVGTRENQDGTQSSHLTDSRALSSSTQSLTRRGSLGGTR; translated from the exons ATGCTGTCGGCCGAGGAGATTCTGTGCAGCACGCAGCAGGTGATTGCTGGGCTGGAGGCGCTGAGGGGGCAGAACCGCAGCCTCCTGGAGAGCCTGCAGGAGGCGTCACAGAGCGTCAGCGTGGAGCGGGAGAAGAGCAGCATCATCCAACAGTCGCTAGAGAGGATCGAGCTGGGTCTGAACGAGGCGCAG GTGATGATGGCGCTGTCCGCTCATCTCGGCTCGCTGGAGGCTGAGAAGCAAAAGCTTCGAGCTCAG GTTCGTCGTCTCTGTCAGGAGAACCAGTGGCTGCGGGACGAGCTGGCCGGCGCTCAGCAGCGGCTGCAGgacagcgagcaggaggtggtcACCCTGGAGGAGCAGAACCGACACCTGCAGTTCATGTCCTCCATACGGAAGTATGACCAGGACGAGCCGCCTCTG GATGAAAGAGACTCTACTAGCAACAAGGAGACTCTGGACGACTTGTTTCCTGCTGAGGATGAGGAGCAGACTCAGA TGTCCCAGCCTCATCACAGCAGCgccgcagctgcagctcagcAGGGTGGCTATGAGATCCCCGCTCGCCTCCGAACGCTCCACAACCTCGTCATTCAGTATGCGTCTCAGGGGCGGTACGAGGTCGCTGTCCCACTCTGCAAACAG GCTCTGGAAGACCTGGAGAAGTCCTCAGGTCACACTCACCCCGACGTCGCCACCATGCTCAACATCCTGGCTCTGGTGTACAG AGATCAGAATAAATACAAGGAGGCAGCGAACCTTCTAAATGATGCGTTAGCCATCAGAGAGAAAACTCTGGGACTGGACCATCCAGCT gtggcaGCAACACTCAACAACCTGGCGGTTCTTTATGGCAAAAGAGGAAAATACAAAGAAGCTGAGCCTCTGTGTAAGAGAGCTCTTGAGATCAGAGAGAAA GTTCTGGGTTCGGATCACCCTGATGTGGCCAAGCAGCTGAACAACCTGGCTCTGCTGTGCCAGAACCAAGGCAAGTACTGGGAAGTAGAACAGTACTACGAACGAGCTCTGCACATCTATCAGAGCAGACTGGGACCAGACGACGCCAACGTGGCCAAGACCAAAAACAACCTG GCTTCATGTTATCTGAAACAGGGGAAATACAGACAAGCTGAAGGTCTTTACAAGGAGATTCTGACCCGGGCTCATGAAAAAGAGTTTGGATCTGTAGCAG GTGACGGTCATCCTCACTGGTCCAGTGTGGAGGACAGCGTCTCCACACAGGAGGGACTGAAGCGCAGCAGCTCCTTCAACAAACTCCGAGAGTCAATACGCCGCAGCAGTGAGAAGCTGGTCCGCAAGCTGAAAGGAGTCGGAATGGAGGAAATTACCCCAAGGAATGCTGG AATGAAAAGAGCAAATTCCCTGAATGTCCTGAATGTTGGAACCAGAGAGAATCAGGACGGCACCCAG TCGAGTCACCTGACGGACAGTCGAGCTCTGAGCTCCAGCACGCAGAGTCTAACGAGACGAGGATCGCTTGGTGGGaccagataa
- the klc3 gene encoding kinesin light chain 3 isoform X2, which translates to MLSAEEILCSTQQVIAGLEALRGQNRSLLESLQEASQSVSVEREKSSIIQQSLERIELGLNEAQVMMALSAHLGSLEAEKQKLRAQVRRLCQENQWLRDELAGAQQRLQDSEQEVVTLEEQNRHLQFMSSIRKYDQDEPPLDERDSTSNKETLDDLFPAEDEEQTQMSQPHHSSAAAAAQQGGYEIPARLRTLHNLVIQYASQGRYEVAVPLCKQALEDLEKSSGHTHPDVATMLNILALVYRDQNKYKEAANLLNDALAIREKTLGLDHPAVAATLNNLAVLYGKRGKYKEAEPLCKRALEIREKVLGSDHPDVAKQLNNLALLCQNQGKYWEVEQYYERALHIYQSRLGPDDANVAKTKNNLASCYLKQGKYRQAEGLYKEILTRAHEKEFGSVAGDGHPHWSSVEDSVSTQEGLKRSSSFNKLRESIRRSSEKLVRKLKGVGMEEITPRNAGQSRRGLTGPGQPRLKGRTLCF; encoded by the exons ATGCTGTCGGCCGAGGAGATTCTGTGCAGCACGCAGCAGGTGATTGCTGGGCTGGAGGCGCTGAGGGGGCAGAACCGCAGCCTCCTGGAGAGCCTGCAGGAGGCGTCACAGAGCGTCAGCGTGGAGCGGGAGAAGAGCAGCATCATCCAACAGTCGCTAGAGAGGATCGAGCTGGGTCTGAACGAGGCGCAG GTGATGATGGCGCTGTCCGCTCATCTCGGCTCGCTGGAGGCTGAGAAGCAAAAGCTTCGAGCTCAG GTTCGTCGTCTCTGTCAGGAGAACCAGTGGCTGCGGGACGAGCTGGCCGGCGCTCAGCAGCGGCTGCAGgacagcgagcaggaggtggtcACCCTGGAGGAGCAGAACCGACACCTGCAGTTCATGTCCTCCATACGGAAGTATGACCAGGACGAGCCGCCTCTG GATGAAAGAGACTCTACTAGCAACAAGGAGACTCTGGACGACTTGTTTCCTGCTGAGGATGAGGAGCAGACTCAGA TGTCCCAGCCTCATCACAGCAGCgccgcagctgcagctcagcAGGGTGGCTATGAGATCCCCGCTCGCCTCCGAACGCTCCACAACCTCGTCATTCAGTATGCGTCTCAGGGGCGGTACGAGGTCGCTGTCCCACTCTGCAAACAG GCTCTGGAAGACCTGGAGAAGTCCTCAGGTCACACTCACCCCGACGTCGCCACCATGCTCAACATCCTGGCTCTGGTGTACAG AGATCAGAATAAATACAAGGAGGCAGCGAACCTTCTAAATGATGCGTTAGCCATCAGAGAGAAAACTCTGGGACTGGACCATCCAGCT gtggcaGCAACACTCAACAACCTGGCGGTTCTTTATGGCAAAAGAGGAAAATACAAAGAAGCTGAGCCTCTGTGTAAGAGAGCTCTTGAGATCAGAGAGAAA GTTCTGGGTTCGGATCACCCTGATGTGGCCAAGCAGCTGAACAACCTGGCTCTGCTGTGCCAGAACCAAGGCAAGTACTGGGAAGTAGAACAGTACTACGAACGAGCTCTGCACATCTATCAGAGCAGACTGGGACCAGACGACGCCAACGTGGCCAAGACCAAAAACAACCTG GCTTCATGTTATCTGAAACAGGGGAAATACAGACAAGCTGAAGGTCTTTACAAGGAGATTCTGACCCGGGCTCATGAAAAAGAGTTTGGATCTGTAGCAG GTGACGGTCATCCTCACTGGTCCAGTGTGGAGGACAGCGTCTCCACACAGGAGGGACTGAAGCGCAGCAGCTCCTTCAACAAACTCCGAGAGTCAATACGCCGCAGCAGTGAGAAGCTGGTCCGCAAGCTGAAAGGAGTCGGAATGGAGGAAATTACCCCAAGGAATGCTGG GCAGTCCAGGAGAGGCTTGACTGGGCCTGGACAACCCCGCCTCAAGGGAAGGACCTTGTGCTTCTGA